The Halorhabdus sp. BNX81 genome includes a region encoding these proteins:
- a CDS encoding glycoside hydrolase family 4 — protein sequence MRESHEEDGRFEDVTIGFVGGGSRDWAAKMMTDLATQDTLHGEVRLYDVDRASAEQNARLGKLIQDREEAIAEWDYRAVPSLADALDGADVVVLSTQDPPAETFAHDLDIPAEYGIYQSVGDTVGPGGTFRAMRAIPQYREIAAAIREHCPDAWVLNYTNPMTVCTRTLYEEFPDIQAVGLCHEVLHVKDDLAEYVEKHRNLGEGQSVSGDDLRVNVKGINHFTWIDDVRFRSEDVFDVIDAELDSQRPLLGGFEPGDLDDETFYVNNDRIALDLYRRFGIFPAAGDRHLAEFVPWYLNIDDPKDVQRWGIRLTPSEHRIEHWPANERERERYLAGEEAFEFTDTGEKMVDIMTALLGGEELVTNVNLPNQGQLSGVRESAVVETNALVTDDDIVPHAAGELPEQVRSMVRTHVSNQETLIEAGFDGDLDLAYRAFLNDPLVTLPPEDARNLFVDLVDAERPYLTDWNLDEATVLER from the coding sequence ATGCGTGAGTCCCACGAGGAAGACGGCCGGTTCGAGGACGTGACGATCGGGTTCGTCGGCGGTGGTTCTCGCGACTGGGCGGCGAAAATGATGACGGACCTTGCCACGCAGGACACCCTCCACGGCGAGGTTCGCCTCTACGACGTCGATCGGGCGAGCGCCGAACAGAACGCGCGCCTCGGGAAACTGATCCAGGACCGCGAGGAGGCGATCGCCGAGTGGGACTACCGGGCCGTCCCGTCCCTCGCCGACGCGCTCGACGGCGCGGACGTCGTTGTCCTCTCGACGCAGGACCCGCCGGCCGAGACATTCGCCCACGACCTCGACATCCCCGCCGAGTACGGCATCTACCAGTCCGTCGGCGACACGGTCGGCCCCGGTGGGACGTTCCGAGCGATGCGGGCCATCCCCCAGTACCGCGAGATCGCGGCCGCGATCCGCGAACACTGCCCCGACGCCTGGGTACTCAACTACACCAACCCGATGACCGTCTGTACCCGGACGCTCTACGAGGAATTCCCTGATATACAGGCCGTCGGGCTCTGTCACGAGGTGCTCCACGTCAAGGACGATCTCGCCGAGTACGTCGAGAAACACCGAAACTTGGGGGAGGGTCAGTCGGTCAGCGGCGACGACCTCCGGGTGAACGTCAAGGGAATCAACCACTTCACCTGGATCGACGACGTCCGCTTCCGGAGCGAGGACGTCTTCGACGTGATCGACGCCGAACTCGATTCCCAGCGCCCACTCCTCGGCGGGTTCGAACCCGGCGACCTCGACGACGAGACGTTCTACGTCAACAACGACCGGATCGCGCTGGATCTCTATCGTCGCTTTGGGATCTTTCCCGCCGCGGGCGACCGCCACCTCGCCGAGTTCGTCCCGTGGTACCTGAACATCGACGATCCGAAAGACGTCCAGCGGTGGGGCATTCGCCTAACGCCGAGCGAGCATCGGATCGAGCACTGGCCGGCGAACGAACGGGAGCGCGAGCGCTATTTGGCGGGCGAAGAAGCGTTCGAGTTCACCGACACCGGCGAGAAAATGGTCGATATCATGACGGCACTGCTGGGCGGCGAGGAACTCGTCACGAACGTCAACCTTCCCAACCAGGGGCAACTTTCCGGGGTTCGCGAGAGTGCGGTCGTCGAGACGAACGCGCTGGTGACGGACGACGACATCGTCCCGCACGCCGCTGGGGAGCTTCCGGAGCAGGTCCGGAGCATGGTCAGGACACACGTGAGCAACCAGGAGACGCTCATCGAGGCCGGGTTCGACGGCGACCTCGATCTGGCGTACCGGGCGTTCCTGAACGATCCACTCGTGACGCTGCCGCCCGAGGACGCCCGAAACCTCTTCGTCGACCTCGTCGACGCTGAACGCCCCTATCTCACTGACTGGAATCTAGACGAGGCAACAGTCCTCGAAAGATAA
- a CDS encoding ABC transporter ATP-binding protein, with protein MNALDARDLAFAYPDATTALEGIDLTIEAGERVAILGPNGAGKSTLLSLLAGLRDPASGEVRYFGTDEPADELRDRIAHCPQTPADYLFNATVREDLEYGPAQLEIDRREADERVDALAAEFDLDGLLEKPPFRLSGGEQRRAAVAAALAVEPDLLLLDEPVADVDADHRATILDALDRRHEAGTTIVVSTPDADLVPQVADRVVLLDREGSVVRDGPVRAVLTDGDLLRDVGVSPPQLVEIFRQAGFDELPLSVAEAVGRLRELRAGPDDPGEQ; from the coding sequence GTGAACGCTCTGGACGCTCGTGACCTCGCCTTCGCGTACCCCGACGCGACGACCGCTCTGGAGGGGATCGACCTGACGATCGAGGCGGGCGAGCGCGTGGCGATCCTCGGTCCCAACGGCGCGGGCAAGAGCACGCTGCTCTCGCTGCTGGCGGGCTTGCGCGACCCCGCGAGTGGCGAGGTTCGGTACTTCGGAACGGACGAGCCGGCCGACGAACTTCGGGATCGGATCGCCCACTGCCCGCAGACGCCGGCCGATTACCTCTTCAACGCGACCGTCCGCGAGGATCTGGAGTACGGGCCGGCACAACTGGAAATCGATCGCCGGGAAGCGGATGAGCGAGTTGACGCCCTGGCCGCCGAGTTCGATCTCGACGGCCTGCTGGAGAAACCACCGTTCCGGCTGAGCGGCGGCGAACAGCGCCGGGCCGCGGTGGCGGCCGCCCTCGCCGTCGAGCCCGACCTGCTCTTGCTCGACGAACCGGTTGCCGACGTGGACGCCGACCACCGGGCGACGATTCTCGACGCGCTCGATCGACGGCACGAGGCAGGCACGACCATCGTCGTCTCGACGCCCGACGCCGACCTGGTCCCACAAGTCGCCGATCGCGTCGTCCTGCTGGATCGCGAGGGATCGGTCGTCCGGGACGGCCCGGTCAGGGCAGTGCTCACCGACGGGGATCTCCTGCGGGACGTGGGCGTCTCGCCGCCTCAACTCGTCGAAATCTTCCGGCAGGCAGGGTTCGACGAACTGCCGCTGTCCGTCGCGGAAGCCGTTGGACGACTACGAGAGCTCCGGGCCGGACCTGACGACCCGGGCGAGCAATAA
- the cbiQ gene encoding cobalt ECF transporter T component CbiQ, which produces MTRADPVSRSAGTLTDRARGLLADERVADRRGWLQAVHPVLKLLGVLALLVVTVTFDRPGPPAAMLAMTVFAAVLSRVPLGTHALRTGVPMTVSLLIVAPQAVLLPGATLAGPVTVPGSTYVATFTLRVGASVSLLGLLLSTTRFAALVGALRTLRVPRTAVTLLAITYRYLLVVFEELSRLVLARRSRRVRPATLRESWREAGSLLGTFLLRALDRGERVGRAARSRGGTAGRAYTRRQAVGTADAAFAFVVFATVAAGVLLA; this is translated from the coding sequence GTGACCCGCGCTGATCCCGTCAGCCGATCGGCGGGCACGCTGACCGATCGGGCGCGGGGTCTCCTGGCCGACGAGCGCGTCGCCGATCGACGGGGCTGGCTCCAGGCCGTCCACCCCGTTCTGAAACTGCTCGGCGTCCTAGCGCTGCTGGTCGTCACCGTCACGTTCGACCGGCCGGGGCCACCCGCCGCGATGCTCGCAATGACTGTCTTCGCGGCAGTCCTCTCCCGGGTCCCGCTGGGCACCCACGCGCTCCGGACGGGCGTGCCGATGACCGTCTCGCTGCTGATCGTCGCGCCACAGGCCGTCCTCCTTCCGGGCGCAACACTCGCCGGGCCGGTCACCGTTCCGGGTTCGACCTACGTGGCGACGTTCACCCTCCGCGTCGGCGCGAGCGTCTCGCTGCTCGGGCTGTTGCTCTCGACGACGCGGTTCGCCGCGCTGGTGGGCGCTCTGCGGACCCTCCGCGTCCCCCGAACGGCCGTCACGCTGCTGGCGATCACCTACCGGTACCTGCTGGTCGTCTTCGAAGAACTCTCGCGGCTCGTACTCGCGAGGCGGAGTCGTCGGGTCCGGCCCGCGACGCTGCGGGAGTCCTGGCGTGAAGCCGGCTCGCTGCTCGGAACCTTCCTCCTGCGAGCGCTGGACCGCGGCGAGCGCGTCGGGCGGGCGGCCCGTTCGCGGGGCGGGACAGCGGGCCGGGCGTACACCCGCCGGCAGGCCGTCGGGACGGCCGACGCCGCCTTCGCGTTCGTCGTCTTCGCGACCGTCGCCGCGGGGGTGTTACTGGCGTGA
- a CDS encoding PDGLE domain-containing protein — MLAERTPTIDRRRLLRRGAGVVGALVVLSPLFAWAAGQVGYTEPLEHAASATGATAHTVSTLPALLPDYGLAGVDPYVGTLVSGLVGAALVLVIGWLAGRPLTAQRDPR; from the coding sequence CTGCTCGCCGAGCGGACGCCAACGATCGACCGCCGACGTCTGCTCCGCCGCGGGGCCGGCGTCGTCGGTGCCCTGGTCGTCCTCTCGCCGCTTTTTGCCTGGGCGGCTGGACAGGTTGGCTACACTGAACCGCTGGAACACGCTGCGAGCGCGACCGGCGCGACCGCCCACACCGTCTCGACGCTGCCCGCCCTGCTTCCGGACTACGGGCTCGCGGGCGTCGATCCCTACGTCGGGACGCTCGTCTCGGGGCTCGTCGGTGCGGCGCTCGTCCTTGTGATCGGCTGGCTCGCCGGCCGCCCGCTGACCGCCCAACGTGACCCGCGCTGA
- the nikR gene encoding nickel-responsive transcriptional regulator NikR: MADDLDRVSLTLPPEMTDRLDGIVADWNYGSRSEAVRDALRDFFTTYEWEGGDETRHYGTIVIAHEHDHDSDVASRLQTIQHEYADVVTSVQHIHLSEDRCMETLVVDGTAGQIDELANRLRALAGVKQVKVVVVGGDADSGDGHEHDQGSRRPDHGHEH, from the coding sequence ATGGCCGACGATCTCGACCGGGTGAGCCTCACCTTGCCGCCCGAGATGACCGACCGCCTCGACGGGATCGTGGCGGACTGGAACTATGGAAGCCGATCGGAAGCGGTCCGGGACGCGCTGCGGGACTTCTTTACGACGTACGAATGGGAGGGTGGCGACGAGACGCGCCATTACGGCACGATCGTTATCGCCCACGAACATGACCACGACAGTGACGTGGCGAGTCGGCTCCAGACGATCCAACACGAATACGCCGACGTTGTCACGTCAGTCCAGCACATCCATCTCTCGGAAGACCGGTGTATGGAAACCCTCGTCGTCGATGGCACCGCCGGCCAGATCGATGAACTCGCCAATCGCTTGCGAGCGCTTGCGGGCGTCAAGCAGGTGAAAGTCGTCGTAGTCGGCGGCGATGCCGACTCGGGCGACGGACATGAACACGATCAGGGCAGCCGCCGACCCGATCACGGTCACGAACACTGA
- a CDS encoding helix-turn-helix domain-containing protein, translating into MSTQDAVESLRRLGLSKYEAGVFVALQQLGSGTAEAISDTSDVPRSQVYGAADDLAERGLVEVTQSTPKEYRPVSLTAAREQLTARIERERERAFENLDALQDEAAHDRRVQGVSTVRGRQPIDERIIALLETARDSAVFVAPAGSSLSPDIAASLRERATTGVNVVLVTAEPALGDRFDADPVHVIVMGEDNPADFAGRALMVDEATVLLAVARAEGGTEEEALWTAESSIGRILAQFMQSGMESGRQRQTDESSA; encoded by the coding sequence ATGAGCACGCAAGATGCAGTCGAGTCCCTGAGGCGACTCGGCCTTTCGAAGTACGAGGCGGGAGTCTTCGTTGCACTCCAGCAGCTTGGATCGGGAACGGCCGAAGCGATAAGCGACACCTCGGACGTGCCCCGCTCGCAGGTCTACGGTGCGGCCGACGACCTGGCGGAACGCGGGCTGGTGGAGGTGACTCAGTCCACCCCCAAGGAATACCGGCCAGTGAGTCTCACAGCGGCACGCGAGCAACTCACCGCACGGATCGAACGTGAACGTGAGCGTGCCTTCGAGAACCTCGATGCGTTACAGGACGAAGCAGCCCACGACCGACGGGTGCAGGGCGTCTCGACGGTGCGCGGGCGGCAACCGATCGACGAACGTATCATCGCACTGCTCGAAACTGCCCGGGACTCTGCGGTATTCGTCGCACCGGCGGGATCGTCCCTTTCCCCGGATATTGCGGCATCGCTACGCGAACGGGCCACCACGGGCGTCAATGTCGTGCTTGTCACCGCTGAACCGGCACTCGGTGATCGATTCGATGCTGACCCCGTCCACGTGATTGTCATGGGGGAAGACAATCCGGCGGATTTCGCCGGACGGGCACTGATGGTCGACGAGGCAACGGTCCTGCTTGCCGTCGCGAGGGCTGAGGGTGGCACCGAGGAGGAGGCGTTGTGGACGGCCGAGTCGAGTATCGGTCGCATCCTCGCACAGTTCATGCAGTCGGGCATGGAGTCCGGACGGCAACGACAGACGGACGAGTCCTCAGCCTAA
- a CDS encoding FAD-dependent oxidoreductase translates to MTPKVSIVGAGIAGAGAAHALDEAADVTVFEAGTVGGRMVSGHRDGCVYDYGANYVDPPNDRVEERFRSIVGKQLAVTTGDVWIFDESGEIEEGRPNQGVKLTGRDGIDEIVRAFLDASGATVQEHTTVDRLARTADGWTVVADGERLASDAIVVTPPTGDLLASADWEADFRETLVAARQRQSYRTIDSVALHYPFEIDVPYYALVNTDKEHAVGWLSRESCKPGHVPDGEEILIVQLSPAWAAGRPDATPTEAADAASTHAATLLGDDRLAEPDWWDHERFTHALPGDRVNPALFEQALAHDLGLAGDWLAGTGRTHAALETGLDAGRRLAGNR, encoded by the coding sequence GTGACACCGAAGGTAAGCATCGTCGGAGCCGGAATTGCCGGGGCAGGTGCCGCTCACGCGCTGGATGAAGCGGCCGACGTGACGGTATTCGAGGCCGGGACTGTCGGTGGCCGGATGGTTTCGGGCCACCGGGACGGCTGTGTCTACGATTACGGTGCCAACTACGTCGATCCACCGAACGACCGCGTCGAAGAGCGCTTCCGTTCGATCGTCGGAAAGCAACTCGCCGTCACGACCGGCGACGTATGGATCTTTGACGAGTCCGGTGAGATCGAGGAAGGCCGGCCGAATCAGGGGGTCAAACTGACCGGGCGTGACGGTATCGACGAAATCGTCCGTGCGTTCCTCGATGCCAGCGGAGCGACAGTTCAGGAGCACACGACAGTCGACCGCCTCGCCCGTACGGCGGACGGCTGGACGGTTGTCGCCGACGGCGAACGGCTGGCGTCCGATGCGATCGTCGTGACGCCGCCGACCGGGGATCTCCTCGCCAGCGCGGACTGGGAAGCCGACTTTCGAGAAACGCTGGTGGCCGCCCGGCAGCGACAGTCCTATCGAACGATCGATTCGGTCGCGCTGCACTATCCCTTCGAAATTGACGTCCCTTATTACGCCCTGGTCAACACCGACAAGGAACACGCCGTCGGGTGGCTCTCCAGGGAGTCGTGCAAACCTGGCCACGTCCCCGATGGCGAGGAAATCCTGATCGTCCAGTTGAGTCCAGCCTGGGCAGCCGGACGCCCGGACGCGACGCCGACGGAAGCGGCCGACGCCGCGAGCACTCACGCCGCGACCCTGCTCGGCGACGACCGACTGGCCGAGCCGGACTGGTGGGATCACGAACGGTTCACGCACGCACTGCCGGGTGACCGGGTTAATCCGGCGCTGTTCGAGCAAGCCCTCGCTCATGATCTCGGGCTTGCGGGGGACTGGCTCGCGGGAACCGGACGAACGCACGCGGCCCTGGAGACGGGACTGGACGCCGGGCGACGGCTGGCCGGGAACCGGTGA
- the nucS gene encoding endonuclease NucS, protein MVDPPAETARERVARAVDRGDMVTVFGRCRVEYDGRAKSTLGPGDRLLVLKPDGTALVHTDEGHQPVNWQPPGSTHDVRVEDDQLQVESHRTGPEEYLEVTFESIEYVTTVDVTDPEDLSLSGTEEDLRERVLESPGLIESGFQPLATERPTPAGAIDIYGEDSDNRAVVVELKRRRVGPDAVGQLDRYVGALARDLHADREIRGVLVAPSATDRAQELLAENDLEFVALDPLPT, encoded by the coding sequence GTGGTCGATCCGCCGGCAGAGACTGCGCGTGAACGGGTCGCGCGAGCCGTCGATCGGGGCGACATGGTGACGGTCTTCGGTCGGTGTCGCGTCGAGTACGACGGCCGTGCGAAAAGCACACTCGGTCCCGGGGATCGACTGCTCGTACTCAAGCCCGACGGCACGGCCCTGGTCCATACCGACGAAGGCCACCAGCCGGTCAACTGGCAGCCACCGGGCTCGACGCACGACGTGAGGGTCGAGGACGACCAGCTTCAGGTCGAAAGTCACCGGACAGGCCCCGAGGAATACCTCGAAGTCACGTTCGAGTCGATCGAATACGTCACGACCGTCGACGTGACTGATCCGGAGGACCTCTCGCTGTCCGGCACGGAGGAAGACCTCCGCGAGCGGGTTCTGGAGTCGCCCGGGTTGATCGAATCCGGGTTCCAACCGCTAGCGACCGAGCGACCGACGCCCGCCGGCGCGATAGATATCTACGGTGAGGATAGCGACAACCGGGCAGTCGTGGTCGAACTCAAACGCCGACGCGTCGGGCCGGATGCCGTCGGCCAACTTGATCGCTACGTGGGGGCGCTGGCCCGCGATCTTCACGCCGACCGGGAGATTCGTGGCGTCCTCGTTGCGCCCTCGGCGACGGACCGGGCGCAGGAACTCCTGGCCGAGAACGACCTGGAATTCGTGGCGCTGGACCCGTTGCCGACCTGA
- the moaA gene encoding GTP 3',8-cyclase MoaA has protein sequence MLEDDFGRELTGLRVSLTDRCNFDCVYCHNEGLGDTRGPMAPAEGELSTGEVVRILEVASDHGVEAVKFTGGEPMLRADLEEIVRRTPDELEVSLTTNGTFLPDRAQALADAGLERVNVSQDALDPEDFATLTQSGAYDQVLSGVEAALDAGLAPVKLNMVVFEHTAGYVPEMVEHVADGDGLRLQLIEYMPELAGRPEWAIDIDRVHDWLAEQATDVTAREMHDRTRYWIDGTPADDAGGLVEVVDPVGNTDFCENCHRVRVTHDGYLKGCLNRNDDLRSLGDRSREAIEAALRDTVAERVPYYGEYLIEDDNGEWVPNPEYADSEGDRAPYEYARDESSASDEAAPAEGEEAGKAAPDGGDVVGDEDR, from the coding sequence ATGCTGGAAGACGACTTCGGTCGCGAACTCACCGGCCTCCGGGTGTCGCTGACCGACCGGTGCAATTTCGATTGCGTGTACTGCCACAACGAGGGACTGGGCGACACGCGCGGGCCGATGGCTCCCGCAGAAGGCGAACTCTCGACCGGGGAGGTCGTCCGCATCCTCGAGGTCGCCAGCGACCACGGCGTCGAGGCCGTGAAGTTCACCGGCGGCGAGCCGATGCTCCGGGCCGACCTGGAAGAGATTGTCCGCCGGACGCCCGACGAACTGGAAGTCTCGCTGACGACCAACGGCACGTTCCTGCCCGACCGCGCCCAGGCACTCGCGGACGCTGGCCTCGAACGCGTCAACGTCTCACAGGACGCCCTCGATCCGGAGGACTTCGCGACGCTCACACAGTCGGGGGCTTACGACCAGGTACTCTCGGGCGTCGAGGCCGCCCTCGACGCCGGACTCGCGCCGGTGAAACTCAACATGGTCGTCTTCGAGCACACGGCGGGGTACGTCCCGGAGATGGTCGAGCACGTCGCCGACGGCGACGGCCTGCGCCTGCAACTCATCGAGTACATGCCCGAACTCGCCGGCCGGCCCGAGTGGGCGATCGACATCGACCGCGTCCACGACTGGCTGGCCGAGCAGGCCACCGACGTCACCGCGCGGGAAATGCACGACCGGACGCGCTACTGGATCGACGGCACGCCCGCGGACGACGCGGGCGGCCTCGTCGAAGTGGTCGACCCGGTCGGCAACACGGACTTCTGTGAGAACTGCCACCGGGTCCGGGTCACCCACGACGGCTATTTGAAGGGCTGTCTCAACCGCAACGACGACCTCCGGTCGCTGGGCGATCGCTCCCGGGAGGCCATCGAGGCCGCCCTGCGGGACACCGTCGCCGAGCGCGTCCCCTACTACGGCGAGTACCTGATTGAAGACGACAACGGCGAGTGGGTGCCCAATCCGGAATACGCGGACAGCGAGGGCGACCGTGCGCCCTACGAGTACGCCCGGGACGAGTCATCGGCGAGTGACGAGGCTGCGCCAGCGGAGGGCGAGGAGGCCGGGAAGGCGGCCCCCGATGGCGGTGACGTGGTCGGCGACGAAGACAGGTGA
- the nasA gene encoding assimilatory nitrate reductase NasA yields MSDWVPTTCMRCAVGCGHVQMGVDDGYGLDTVRGDSAHPVNQGLACGRGIKETAEPEGDWLTQPVIRRDGDLEATTWDVAIGRIVAEFRDRLDEPDRIAVLGSGQQTNEAAYALGKLARGGIGTEYYDANTTLCMASAVTAYYDAFGSDAPPPTYDDIPDAETHLVWGANPRVAHPVMFRWLADSADDEGSEMVVVDPVHSETAEAADGHVAPDPGGDLDLARAVLARLVESGCVDREFVAEATTGFEELVADLPDPEVAAEEAGVDMDAVDRLVDLLESDTLIYWGMGVNQSVQGTDTAGALIDLCLATGNLGPGTGPFSLTGQANSMGTRVCSSKGTWPGHRAFDDPHHRQVIADAWDVPKARLPAETGPGPVGIIEAIEDGPVEAVYAVATNPVAGAPDAGNVSAALDEAFLVVQDAFRTATVEHADVILPAATWGESEGTTMNMERRVSRVRAASNLPPGVRTDLDIIATIGNALRDDLFPDTDPAMVFEEFADLTAGTAADCSGISYDRLAEELAIRWPAPDETADAGYRYDGGEDGEWEFPTPSGRARFAGGTGREQPEPPDEAYPLTLTTAREADGYNTGVRSRSAPEEPDPLVARVHPETVETHCAGPSGTERVRIASRRGSVTTEVDEDDAIPPGIVWLPIHHPAVNELTIPATDPDSDEPNFKQCAVRLAPVETAAALAESGRAD; encoded by the coding sequence GTGAGCGACTGGGTACCGACGACCTGCATGCGGTGTGCGGTCGGCTGTGGCCACGTCCAGATGGGCGTCGACGACGGCTACGGGCTCGACACCGTCCGCGGCGACTCGGCCCATCCCGTCAACCAGGGGCTGGCCTGCGGGCGCGGAATCAAGGAGACTGCCGAACCCGAGGGTGACTGGCTGACACAGCCAGTGATCCGCCGGGACGGCGACCTCGAAGCCACTACCTGGGACGTCGCCATCGGCCGGATCGTCGCCGAGTTCCGTGATCGACTCGACGAGCCCGACCGGATCGCCGTCCTGGGCAGCGGCCAGCAAACCAACGAGGCCGCCTACGCGCTGGGCAAACTCGCTAGGGGCGGCATCGGCACCGAGTACTACGACGCCAACACGACGCTGTGTATGGCCTCGGCCGTCACGGCGTACTACGACGCCTTCGGCAGCGACGCCCCGCCGCCGACCTACGACGACATCCCCGACGCCGAGACCCACCTCGTCTGGGGGGCCAACCCCCGCGTGGCCCACCCAGTCATGTTCCGGTGGCTCGCCGACAGCGCCGACGACGAGGGGAGCGAGATGGTCGTCGTCGATCCCGTCCACAGCGAGACCGCCGAGGCCGCCGACGGCCACGTCGCGCCCGACCCCGGCGGCGACCTCGACCTCGCGCGGGCCGTCCTCGCGCGACTCGTCGAGTCCGGTTGCGTCGACCGGGAGTTCGTCGCGGAGGCGACGACTGGCTTCGAAGAACTGGTTGCGGACCTCCCCGATCCCGAGGTGGCTGCCGAAGAGGCAGGGGTCGACATGGACGCAGTCGATCGACTGGTCGACCTGCTCGAATCGGACACGCTCATCTACTGGGGCATGGGCGTCAACCAGTCCGTCCAGGGGACCGACACCGCCGGCGCGCTGATCGACCTCTGCCTGGCGACCGGGAACCTTGGCCCGGGGACCGGCCCGTTCTCGCTGACCGGCCAGGCCAACTCGATGGGCACCCGGGTCTGCTCATCGAAAGGCACCTGGCCCGGCCACCGCGCCTTCGACGACCCGCACCACCGCCAGGTCATCGCGGATGCCTGGGACGTGCCGAAAGCGCGATTGCCCGCAGAGACCGGGCCAGGCCCGGTGGGGATCATCGAAGCCATCGAGGATGGCCCGGTTGAGGCGGTCTACGCCGTCGCGACCAACCCCGTCGCGGGCGCGCCCGACGCCGGAAACGTCTCGGCGGCGCTGGATGAGGCCTTCCTCGTCGTCCAGGACGCCTTCCGGACGGCGACCGTCGAGCACGCCGACGTGATCCTGCCGGCGGCGACCTGGGGTGAGAGCGAGGGCACGACGATGAACATGGAGCGACGGGTCTCCCGCGTGCGGGCGGCCTCGAACCTCCCGCCGGGCGTCCGAACCGATCTCGACATCATCGCGACGATCGGCAACGCCCTCCGGGACGATCTGTTCCCGGACACCGACCCCGCGATGGTCTTCGAAGAGTTCGCCGACCTGACCGCGGGCACGGCCGCCGACTGCTCGGGCATCTCCTACGATCGCCTCGCCGAGGAACTGGCGATCCGCTGGCCGGCACCCGACGAGACGGCCGACGCGGGCTATCGCTACGACGGGGGCGAAGACGGCGAATGGGAGTTCCCAACCCCGTCGGGTCGGGCCCGCTTCGCCGGCGGGACCGGCCGCGAGCAACCCGAACCGCCCGACGAGGCGTACCCGCTGACGCTGACGACCGCCCGCGAGGCCGACGGCTACAACACGGGCGTTCGCTCGCGGTCGGCCCCCGAGGAGCCCGATCCCCTCGTGGCCCGGGTCCACCCCGAGACCGTCGAGACCCACTGCGCGGGCCCGAGTGGGACCGAGCGCGTTCGGATCGCCTCGCGGCGCGGCAGCGTGACCACCGAGGTGGACGAAGACGACGCGATCCCGCCGGGGATCGTCTGGCTGCCGATCCACCACCCGGCGGTTAACGAACTCACGATTCCCGCGACCGATCCCGATTCGGACGAACCCAACTTCAAGCAGTGTGCGGTCCGGCTGGCACCTGTCGAGACTGCCGCGGCGCTGGCCGAGAGCGGGCGGGCGGACTGA
- a CDS encoding DUF6360 family protein translates to MAGRLLDVTASTTLDHVQGSVRGADWTDEGVGVLDVYTPRDDPDAVVLAFELDPADQAHVDQHMDRLRLSPDRARDLAAALESAAGETRDVTRPRRLGD, encoded by the coding sequence ATGGCGGGCCGACTCCTCGACGTGACAGCGAGCACCACCCTCGACCACGTCCAGGGAAGCGTTCGCGGAGCCGACTGGACTGACGAGGGGGTGGGCGTCCTCGACGTGTACACCCCGCGCGACGACCCCGACGCAGTCGTCCTCGCGTTCGAACTCGACCCGGCCGATCAGGCCCACGTGGATCAACACATGGACCGGCTCAGGCTGTCGCCGGATCGCGCCCGAGATCTCGCTGCTGCACTCGAATCTGCGGCCGGCGAAACACGTGACGTGACGCGACCGCGCCGTCTCGGTGACTGA